The sequence below is a genomic window from Pelecanus crispus isolate bPelCri1 chromosome 10, bPelCri1.pri, whole genome shotgun sequence.
gtagGTGCAAAAAAAGAATTGCATAGTTTGTGTAACTCTTGAAACACTTTAGCTGAGAAGAATAAAGCCTGCCATACTGACAGAATTTGTACTCTCTGTATACTGTTGAGTTGTGTGGATTTTGTTACACATAACTAAGCTAATGTATAACTgagcctttgaaaaaaaataaggttgAAAGAAGATGACTGTATACCCTAGCTTGTTTATAAAAACAATGTGGCAGGCAAGGTATTTCACTTGTGCTAAAAACCTAATACCATCCAAAGTTTATTGTCTAATAAATGagattttacatttaaaagaagTTCAAGTGCCCATATCTCTGTCATGGCCCTTGTCATTAAGAAGTAGGTTATACTTATTCTTACATTTGCTCTTTTCACAGAGTAGAACAGCAGCCTATTTGCTCCTATTTGGAAAAGATGATCTCAAAAAATATGGATCTGATGGAGAAAAAACTAATGGACTATATTGATCGCCAAATCCAGGCTCTTCAGACACATATAGATAATAAAATGGTTCTCTTAATGGACTTGGTTCAGAACTCAAAGCCAAACAACGTTTCACAAGCGCACTATGATTCTAACGAGGGGTTCTCTAATGGAGAGAGATAGATGTGTATAGATATAGGACTTCAATGTAAGTACTTTAGGAGCAATTATACTTTACAAAGCTTAGTATTTATGGAGTTATAACTGTAAAGAACCTTATTGTTGTTGACTTGCATTTTGTTACTGTAATTCTATCCACTATTGTACACAGTTGTTAGTTTTATGAAAGATCTtaaaaaagtgtgtttttttcctaaatataaGAATTTTGTATGCCCTTCGtggcttatttatttaaagagcaTTGCTAAAAGCCATATGAAACACAGTTTTCCAGTTTCAGTTTGAACTCTAAATAAACTGAGTTACAGCTTATCTTTTTACATATGTGTAATCAGGttgcttttttgttgtcttgATTTTTGATGTGTAGCATGTTACCAGTAGAAGAGAATGtggtttctttgtgcttttggCTTATTTTAATGGCACTCCTGTTGAAGATGCTTATTGCTCTGTTTGTAAGAGGAAGGGTAGTACTGGCATTGCCTAATTTAGACTGTTTAAGGGTTCAGGTTTAGAGAGACAGGCTGACTTGAACCCCAGCCTGGGTTCTTTGAAAGCCTTGTTGGCTGTACAGGCACCTAAGTTAGGAACGTAGACTCCTTAAGTGATATCTAAAACAAGACCATTGTTATACTTTTCCCCTCCTAAATTAATTGAGCCATGCAGGAACAACTAAAATGAATGTATACTTAGCAGACTTGTATTTATCCATGTTTCATTATCCTAAGAAATCAAAGTACTTCATTCGTGGTTGCTCTCAAGGGGACCTTGTTGCCAGGTAGAATGGGCTGGGGTTGGATCTGCTGCGTTTCCCCAACCTTGGGCCAGAGAAGTAGCCTTATTGCATCATATTTACTTTAACCTGTTGGGATCAGTTCTGCTCTCATTTGGGGAGGTAGAAATGTGACTCCAAGTCCCTCTTTTGTGGATGGTCAAGCTTTATGCTTTGTTCTGTTTATTGCTCTTCGAATTCTGGGGTGCACCATTTAATTTGGACTGTATAGGGACTTAATGGCAAACCCCTAAATCGGGTGCACAGACATTGCTCTTTTTCTGGGTCTTTAAATGCATTGAGCAAAAGCTGTTGATGGGGAAGCAAGTGTTGACTGAACAAGCAGCGTAGGCACGTACAATCCAGTATCTTTATCTAGTCTActtagtattttcttcttctccaggaAAACTGATGTCTTTTGAAGACTGTCAGATCTTGATGGTAGCAACCCACAGGAGTGGATTTTGAAGAGAGGATAATTTGCTTTGAACAGACATCTTGCAGTTGTCCCTCAGCTTAACTCATGCCAGATGCAGTTTCAAAGTGatttgaaaagataaaaagagaaattttttttttttaagaaaaaaggacgTAAATTGTCTTGTACTTTGCAAGTCACTTTACACCTGTAAAGTTAGTTTTTAGGTGCTTGCTAAGAAACGCCCTGAGGTAGACACTTGTATTCTTTTTCAACGCAGTGATTTAGGGTACAGTGCTAGgttgaaaggttttttttaattacaaaaaaagttGAAAGATTTTCCAAGCGTTGTTGTATTTCAAGGctgttattttattgattttggttggtttgaggtttttccctctcccctctttgGGTGACAAATCTGAATAAAAGTTGACAGTAATTCAAAATATCCTGAAGAAGTTAATATGAGCTCTGGATTTTTTGGTAGCCATATCCTGCTTGGCGTTTGTGATATTTTAGTATCACAGCTACCACAGTGATAATATTTGAAATCAAAACCACAAATGAAAGAGTGTAGAAGCTGTATTGTTGCAGGTTCACGGTTTCTTCAGCATCTGCTTTAGTGAGGGATTCTGtgtagagaagaaagaaagtggGATGTTTAAAGTTTTGAATACCATGTCATTTTggttaaaattaattaaacattgtttttcagatattttggtTCTGAGGAGTTGACCCACAATGATTGCAAATTCTGAATCTGTAGTACCGAAGAGTTGTAAAAATTTGTAATAAAACAGTTGTGCAGAAGAGCACATCGCAGCGTGAACAAATTCTTTGGTATTGCTGCAGCCAAGTTTCTGCCAAGCAGTGCTGTCATTATCTTTAGAATTGGATAGATGTGAGACGTATTGCTGAAGCAAAGCTGGGCAAAAAAGAAACTCGTGGTTCTAACCCTGTCCTTCCTCATTGTTTACTAGCTGGTCCTTGGTAATgctcattatttttctgtaaagtgtGAAAGATACTATGAGAATATATGTTTTATAATACTTCGAGTGTGATCTATTTGCACTTGACCTTTTCACATTATAGATGTCCAGTTTCTAGCATATGGATGCAAAGTCTTTCACTATTGAAATAAATGGGAACATGTTTAAAATGCTGCTAGAGTTCAAAGAgattaataattatttaaaaaaggaagaaaatgtttattactATTAAGAGCATGATTAATGCTAAATACTTCTTCGATCTGACACCTGAAAGCATTTGGTGCAATGTGCTTTTCTCCGGTGAAGCTTTGTGCTCAAAAGTTAGAACAATGGGTGTAGTGGGAGTTACAAgccttttaaaatagcttttgcGTATTTTGCAGTCCGTTCTGCGTTAGTGCTCAGTACTCACCTAGGCCACTGTAGAGCAGACTGCAAATTGTGCTAAAGAGTGTGTCAGATCAGGGCACTAAAGCTTAGTTGTCTCATAAACAGCTTTGCAGCTCTAAGATAAAAGCATGGTGCTTTTGATTTCTGCTCCAGTGGTTGTcgttttcatatttttgttctAATAGGCAATACATACAGTGTGAGGATTTAACCTAGGGTGGAATAAGTATCTATGTTTATCATCTGCCATAACTTTTCTGTAGTGCCAACTAATAAAACTGAGTGAAATTGAGTGGACTGTTTGAAGATACGCAGGTTATAACAAAGCTTGACTATGGTTTGGATTGTGCTTTTTAAGTAGTCTGTGGCTTTGAGAAATGAGCCCTTATCCCTATGTATGCTTCATCAAAAAAATGTCAGatttgaaaatctgaaagctCTTGCCATTCATAACTTTTTCTGAATACGTAGTCAGATCCCGTGCTACTTTCGTAACTGGGAGTGAGCGCTTCTTTTTCTACTTCAAAGAACACGCCTTAATCCAAAATGCCATCAGTCTGTCGGTTCCAAAAGTATGTCTGTCATCTCACAAAACACAAACTTCTCTTGATCCTGTTGCTCTGATGCCATGTTAGTTCTGAACTAGTGTAATTCGCTTATTTTGTTAGTGGAATGAAGGTAATGGATTTACACCAAGGAAGAGCTTAATCAGGTTTGTAATTTAGGTATGCCTCTTACCGGAGTGATCGGCAGACCTGAGGTCTCTCTTCAGGCGGATGGGACCTACTACAGTATTAGTTTTCCACATGTATGAAGAAATAGCTCTCTTTTGCCTGGAGATACAGCCTTCAGTACAGCGAGAGTTTGCGTTGTTGCTGTCgcaaattaaaatatcacaCTGGAGATAAACTGATGGAGAGCCGTGCAGGAACCTGAAGGCGTTAAATTTGAATCTTCCATAGTGCTCAAGTGGTGGGTAGGTTACTACAGTGTCATCTTTACTGCAGCTGCAACAGAATTTTTTACAGATCTGTTAAAGTAGTCCACGTAAAATAACCATTCTTGCTAACTACTGCTAACTAACCGCAGCATTTATCTAGGGCATTAGTTTTACATGTGGGCGTACAAtgatgtgctgctttttcttctccccagtgCAATGTAGTGCTTGCTTTTCTTAGCTCTGTTTATGTAATGCCTTTAAATTTCTAGGAAATACAGCTTCCAACCACAGTCTACTAAAGAAGATAAGTGgaagagagacaaaaataaaagaactatGGTGGACATGTAGGTTATATTTCCTCACATATTGGGAGGCagtcataaaataatttagggACTTACCCACTTCTGATTAAGTCATACGTTGGTGATCCAAAGTCAGGTTGCGGAGATGCTATACAGGTGTCAACAAACACCAAAAGATTCGGGTCGGTGGAATGAAGGCTGACTTGAGTAAAAAGAGTTTGGTTCAAGTCTACATAATATGGGGACTGAAGTACAGGCTTGGAGAATGAAGCCGAGTCATAGAATGTCATGCTAACATTGTATCTTCCCACAGCAGTTACGTTTTGgattatattattttttgttacatAAATGATTTCCACGGTTGAATTGTGttccattttgcatttcacaATAATCTGTATGCTCTTTTGACGGGTGATAATGTTGCCAGttgcagagagagagatgatGTTGGTGTAAGTGATGCTGTGACCGTCATCCTGTAAAAGGAATCGTATGAAGTGCTCAGCTGTGATTATATGAGCAGTGCAGTTGAAAGCAATTGTACTAAAGTTAACAAATCTGCCCAGCTATGCTTATCAGAGGCTCAAAATACCTTTGAAAGGTGAAACGGGTTGCAACCAAAAAACTCTTATCGGACCCTCCTCctgttttttcaaaacactgaaccAACCCATGCAGCAAAAAGGTTAAGGAATACTGCCTGGAGCATGGAAGATACCAAAGCTACGCTTCAGTCACCCTTACCAAAACAATGCTATGAGCTAGCTCTTGGGAATCTGCACATCTTAGGGTATTTCCCCTTTCCTTGTGACTGCAGGATAAGTGCCAGCTGCCATCGCTTGCAGGGAATGTTTAAGGTACATAGCTAACATTGTGCTACTTCTGATAACCTGGGTTGGAGAGGGAATGAAACGTTTGGGGTTAGTTTGTGTGGATTCTCCTGGACTTCCTTTGAAAGGCTCATTGATCGTCAGGttcttaaagaggaaaaatgttctttctacTTCAAGACTGGAAACATGCAGTTGGATGAGGGAAGTGAAAGTAAATCTGTAGTTAGCTTATTTGCATGCTATTCATACACTGCTTTTACAGGCTCTTGTCATTCATAACCTATGGTTAGCTTCATGTAACTTTTTTCCCACTTTACCTTTTTAGTTGTTCCACAGCTGGCTAATGGGAAGGAGAAGATCGCTGAATCTGTTATaaatggactgcaagatggaTCATTCAGCTGCAGGTGAGTTTCATTATAACCAAGGGAGGCCAGATAAGACTTGCTCAGAACAACTTTCATGCTATCTGAAGAGCATGTAAGGAGTGCTGCcattgaaagaaattaaaaaaaaaaaaaaaacaaaaaacgtTACCACA
It includes:
- the LOC104026804 gene encoding CUB and zona pellucida-like domain-containing protein 1 codes for the protein MWVLRQFLLLPLVAALALAEDNSIEPVGVPRCGASFHDLNKALRIQLNANANCTWQIQRNANLTVRLIFSYFQFAPSSSCETESIKIYDGPSTNSTLIGQVCYNTDAVPVFQSSSDSVTFVITTNSVAFTRNFFVFYYYFSPEKKIENCGGQLTGPNGTFTSPNYPASYPAFTYCVWHIQTAKNSKIKLQFNDFFLELDHNCQFDFTAVYNGLTTNTGLIGKVCGRTQKTFESSSNVMTVVLSTDYANSYRGFSAVYTSVPLPGPVEPDPLLTCSSDSMKVVLSKSYLASLGYNETHLQLNDPSCSPFITDSAIFSFPLASCGTTKKDDGHSITYTNIISLSATGNIITRQKSIQIIVKCKMEHNSTVEIIYVTKNNIIQNVTAVGRYNVSMTFYDSASFSKPVLQSPYYVDLNQTLFTQVSLHSTDPNLLVFVDTCIASPQPDFGSPTYDLIRSGCSKDDTVVTYPPLEHYGRFKFNAFRFLHGSPSVYLQCDILICDSNNANSRCTEGCISRQKRAISSYMWKTNTVVGPIRLKRDLRSADHSESLTKADAEETVNLQQYSFYTLSFVVLISNIITVVAVILKYHKRQAGYGYQKIQSSY